From Pseudomonas hefeiensis, one genomic window encodes:
- a CDS encoding aromatic ring-hydroxylating oxygenase subunit alpha, whose protein sequence is MPKYTDVLDLIKQRKPQHALPGAAYSDADLYRQDLEQIWHRKWIFAGHTFELEKPGQYLTLQIGDYPVVVVRGKDGSVRAFHNACRHRGSKVCTEEKGKVAKLVCPYHKWTFELDGKLIYAGNMGPDFNAADHGLIPAHCEVVHSYIYVCVAKVAPDFEKFRSAVSPFIGPHHLEDCKVAFEAHLVEKGNWKLVFENNRECYHCDGTHPELLKSFVENVSVQGIGGDEDPELAAHWSACEAAGLASRINMDPEGQYRMTRIPLSDGASSYTMDGKPAVARRLDRSGVDNIGALLYFNYPSTWNHFLGDHALSFRVLPQGPGETVVTTRWLVHKDAQEGVDYDIERLTKVWIATNDQDRRLVEGAQVGVTSPAYQPGPYSPLVENGVNQFVDWYCEVMTRRLTEAASSVL, encoded by the coding sequence ATGCCTAAGTACACCGATGTATTAGACCTGATCAAGCAGCGCAAACCGCAGCATGCTCTTCCTGGCGCCGCTTATTCTGATGCCGATCTGTATCGCCAGGATCTGGAGCAGATTTGGCATCGGAAGTGGATTTTTGCGGGGCACACTTTTGAGCTGGAGAAACCAGGCCAATACCTGACCCTGCAGATCGGCGATTACCCGGTAGTCGTTGTACGAGGAAAAGACGGTAGCGTCCGGGCGTTCCACAACGCTTGTCGTCATCGTGGTTCAAAGGTCTGCACCGAGGAAAAAGGCAAGGTCGCGAAACTGGTCTGCCCCTACCACAAGTGGACGTTCGAACTCGATGGCAAGCTTATTTACGCCGGCAACATGGGCCCGGACTTCAACGCGGCCGACCATGGGCTTATACCGGCGCATTGTGAAGTGGTGCACAGCTACATTTATGTCTGCGTCGCCAAGGTGGCACCGGATTTCGAGAAGTTCCGCAGCGCTGTTTCGCCGTTCATTGGCCCTCACCATCTGGAAGACTGCAAAGTTGCCTTCGAAGCTCACTTGGTCGAGAAAGGTAACTGGAAACTCGTCTTCGAGAATAATCGCGAGTGCTATCACTGTGACGGGACCCACCCTGAACTGCTGAAGTCGTTTGTAGAAAACGTATCTGTCCAGGGCATCGGCGGTGACGAAGATCCGGAGCTTGCCGCCCACTGGAGCGCCTGCGAGGCAGCAGGTTTGGCGAGTCGGATCAACATGGATCCTGAAGGTCAATATCGGATGACCCGGATCCCCCTCAGCGACGGTGCCAGCAGCTACACCATGGACGGCAAGCCTGCCGTCGCCAGACGCCTGGATCGCAGTGGTGTCGATAATATCGGCGCGCTGCTGTACTTCAACTATCCATCGACCTGGAATCACTTTCTTGGCGACCACGCACTGAGCTTTCGAGTGCTGCCTCAAGGTCCGGGCGAGACCGTCGTGACCACCCGCTGGTTGGTGCACAAGGATGCACAGGAAGGGGTGGACTACGATATCGAGCGCCTGACCAAGGTCTGGATCGCGACCAATGACCAGGACCGACGCCTGGTCGAGGGAGCACAGGTCGGCGTCACGTCACCCGCTTATCAACCGGGCCCGTACTCACCGCTGGTAGAGAATGGCGTCAACCAGTTCGTCGACTGGTACTGCGAGGTCATGACCCGGCGCCTGACGGAAGCGGCTTCAAGCGTTCTATAA
- a CDS encoding quaternary amine ABC transporter ATP-binding protein, with translation MSHDDEILSVKNIFKVFGSNPDIAMKMLRNGADKNEIFDKTGHVVGVFDASFSVKRGEIFVIMGLSGSGKSTMVRLFNRLIEPTSGSIHLNGREITGLSDKALLDVRRKEMGMVFQSFALMPHMSVLENTSFGLEIAGVPEKERHLRAQEALSQVGLAGHEHSYPHQLSGGMQQRVGLARALANDPTILLMDEAFSALDPLIRSEMQGELIRLQAEQQRTIIFISHDIEEAIRIGHRIAIMEGGRVVQIGTPQELINQPATDYVRNFFKGFDSSRVLTAGDVAQLDPEMICRVNGKAPSFKAGTPYGYLIDEQDQLLGVVDTDGNGSVAQDVAGQRHSLHEQRPVYLDTPLHDVLDIAATLPYPVPVLDRAGALKGTLSKSQLLQTLSRH, from the coding sequence ATGAGCCATGACGATGAAATTCTTTCGGTAAAAAACATTTTCAAGGTCTTTGGTTCTAACCCAGACATCGCCATGAAAATGCTGCGCAATGGCGCCGACAAGAACGAGATTTTTGATAAAACCGGCCATGTGGTTGGTGTATTTGATGCAAGTTTCTCGGTCAAGCGAGGCGAAATTTTCGTGATCATGGGGCTGTCAGGTTCTGGCAAATCGACCATGGTGCGCCTGTTCAATCGCTTGATCGAACCCACCTCGGGAAGCATTCACCTCAACGGCCGCGAAATTACCGGGCTTTCGGATAAAGCCTTGCTCGATGTGCGGCGCAAGGAAATGGGCATGGTGTTCCAATCCTTTGCGCTGATGCCCCACATGAGCGTGCTGGAAAATACCTCCTTTGGCCTGGAAATCGCCGGCGTGCCGGAAAAAGAACGCCATCTGCGCGCCCAGGAAGCCTTGAGCCAGGTGGGTCTGGCGGGCCACGAGCACAGCTACCCACATCAACTGTCTGGCGGCATGCAACAACGTGTCGGACTGGCCAGGGCATTGGCCAACGACCCGACGATCCTGCTGATGGACGAGGCATTTTCGGCCCTCGACCCACTGATCCGCAGCGAGATGCAGGGTGAACTGATCCGTCTGCAGGCTGAACAACAGCGCACCATCATCTTTATCTCCCACGACATCGAGGAAGCCATTCGCATCGGCCATCGCATCGCGATCATGGAAGGTGGTCGGGTCGTGCAGATCGGCACCCCGCAGGAACTGATCAACCAGCCGGCGACGGACTATGTGCGCAATTTCTTCAAGGGGTTCGACAGTTCGAGAGTGCTGACTGCCGGAGATGTGGCTCAACTGGATCCGGAAATGATCTGCCGGGTGAACGGTAAAGCGCCCAGTTTCAAAGCAGGCACACCCTATGGCTACCTGATCGACGAGCAAGATCAATTGCTGGGTGTCGTTGATACCGATGGCAACGGGAGCGTAGCGCAGGACGTTGCAGGTCAACGCCACAGTCTGCATGAACAACGCCCCGTGTACCTCGATACACCGCTGCATGACGTGCTGGATATCGCCGCGACACTTCCTTATCCAGTACCGGTGCTTGACCGCGCAGGTGCCCTCAAGGGGACGCTTTCCAAGAGTCAGCTACTTCAAACCCTGAGTCGCCATTAA
- the proX gene encoding glycine betaine/L-proline ABC transporter substrate-binding protein ProX, whose product MCELKLSRNIRRCISAVALTVLSFHAVASADKPGDGVSVTPIFPSIAEERFRGEIAMEGLRELGYKIKEPKETEYSVMLVALGSGDADFTVHMWDNLHDTFYQKAGGDEDMVKAGDIMPGVLQGYLIDKKTADAYNIKYLTDLKKPEIAKLFDVDGDGKADLTGCNPGWGCELTIDHHLKAYGLEKAVNHNRGSYFALMADTITRYKQGQPILYYTWVPQWIAGVLVEGKDVVWLEVPYTDLPGGNNKVDTSYKGKNLGFAVDKVEAVLNKDFAKENPAALKFLSQMQISTDDESAQNLRMQKGENKPADITRHAKEWVAAHRQQFDAWLQASRAAAQASK is encoded by the coding sequence ATGTGCGAATTGAAACTCTCCCGCAACATCCGGCGGTGCATCTCGGCTGTCGCCCTGACCGTCTTGTCATTCCATGCCGTGGCCTCGGCCGACAAGCCCGGCGACGGTGTATCGGTAACACCGATCTTTCCTTCCATCGCCGAAGAACGCTTTCGGGGTGAAATCGCCATGGAGGGCCTGCGTGAACTTGGGTACAAGATCAAGGAGCCGAAGGAAACCGAGTACTCCGTAATGTTGGTAGCCTTGGGCAGTGGCGACGCGGATTTCACCGTGCACATGTGGGACAATCTCCACGACACCTTCTACCAAAAGGCGGGTGGTGACGAGGACATGGTCAAGGCAGGCGATATCATGCCTGGAGTATTGCAGGGCTATCTGATCGATAAAAAGACGGCTGATGCCTACAACATCAAATACCTGACTGACCTCAAGAAGCCAGAGATCGCAAAGCTGTTCGACGTCGACGGCGATGGTAAAGCGGACCTGACCGGCTGCAACCCCGGTTGGGGCTGTGAGCTCACCATTGACCATCACCTCAAGGCCTATGGTCTTGAGAAAGCGGTCAACCACAATCGCGGCTCCTACTTCGCGCTGATGGCAGACACCATCACCCGCTACAAACAGGGCCAGCCGATCCTCTATTACACCTGGGTCCCTCAGTGGATCGCCGGTGTGTTGGTCGAAGGTAAAGACGTGGTATGGCTCGAAGTACCGTACACCGACCTGCCAGGCGGCAATAACAAAGTCGACACCTCCTACAAAGGCAAGAATCTCGGTTTCGCCGTAGACAAGGTAGAGGCGGTACTCAACAAAGACTTTGCCAAAGAAAATCCAGCGGCCTTGAAGTTTCTTTCCCAGATGCAGATCAGCACTGACGACGAAAGTGCGCAGAACCTGAGAATGCAAAAGGGTGAGAACAAGCCAGCGGATATCACCCGGCATGCCAAGGAGTGGGTTGCTGCTCACCGTCAGCAATTCGACGCCTGGCTCCAAGCTTCCCGGGCTGCGGCCCAAGCCAGCAAGTAA
- the dddP gene encoding dimethylsulfonioproprionate lyase DddP, whose amino-acid sequence MTTSPFSVPAGARRIDPARQRAAALKADGSIDDNNRVEIGPTPLAFAEWAQLGLQAPHLPTMRQYRLQRIVDQLVARDLGGILLFDPLNIRYTTDTTNMQLWTTHNPARACFVAASGHVVLWDFHGCDHLSAHLPLVTELRSGASFFYFETGEHTDRHARHFADQLDELLRQHAGANRRLAVDRIEVAGLRALDALAVEICSGQEVTEFARMIKGPDEIRAMRCAVASCEASIAEMHQALRAGATENDVWAALHSGNIRRGGEWIETRILSSGPRTNPWFQESGPRVLNDGDLLSFDTDLIGTYGMCVDMSRSWICGGLEPTAEQKRLYRIAHDHIIHNTELIKPGVRFTELTAKAHRLPEPCRAQRYGVIYHGVGLCDEYPSIRYPEDLESYGYEGELLPGMALCVEAYVGEVGGQDGIKLENQVLVTETGYELLTHYPFDDSFLRDTTPN is encoded by the coding sequence ATGACGACTTCACCTTTTTCTGTTCCGGCCGGCGCTCGCCGTATCGACCCAGCCAGGCAGCGCGCAGCTGCGCTGAAAGCCGACGGCTCCATCGACGACAACAATCGTGTCGAGATAGGACCTACACCACTGGCTTTCGCGGAGTGGGCTCAACTGGGCCTGCAAGCGCCTCATCTACCGACCATGCGCCAATACCGCCTGCAGCGGATCGTCGACCAACTGGTCGCTCGCGACCTTGGCGGCATCCTGTTGTTTGACCCGCTGAATATCCGCTACACCACCGACACCACGAACATGCAATTGTGGACGACCCATAATCCCGCGCGAGCGTGTTTCGTCGCGGCCAGCGGCCATGTAGTGCTGTGGGATTTCCATGGCTGTGATCACCTCTCCGCCCACTTACCGTTGGTTACCGAGTTACGCAGCGGCGCGTCGTTCTTCTATTTCGAGACCGGTGAACACACCGATCGCCATGCCAGGCATTTCGCAGACCAGCTCGACGAGCTGCTGCGTCAACACGCCGGAGCCAACCGGCGCCTGGCGGTAGACCGGATCGAAGTCGCAGGCTTACGCGCACTGGATGCACTCGCGGTCGAGATTTGCAGCGGCCAGGAAGTGACCGAGTTTGCGCGGATGATCAAAGGCCCCGATGAAATCAGGGCTATGCGCTGCGCGGTGGCTTCATGCGAAGCGTCCATCGCCGAAATGCATCAGGCACTGCGGGCAGGAGCAACGGAAAACGATGTCTGGGCCGCCCTGCACTCCGGCAATATCCGCCGGGGCGGCGAGTGGATCGAAACGCGAATACTCAGCTCCGGCCCACGCACCAATCCGTGGTTCCAGGAGTCCGGCCCACGGGTATTGAACGATGGCGACTTATTGTCGTTCGACACGGACCTGATCGGCACCTACGGCATGTGCGTGGACATGTCCCGCAGTTGGATCTGTGGAGGACTCGAGCCAACAGCCGAACAGAAGCGCCTCTATCGAATTGCCCATGACCATATCATCCATAACACCGAGTTGATAAAGCCAGGCGTACGCTTTACCGAGCTGACCGCCAAGGCGCACCGCCTGCCCGAACCCTGCCGGGCTCAACGCTACGGCGTGATTTACCACGGTGTAGGGCTGTGTGATGAATACCCAAGCATTCGCTATCCGGAAGACTTGGAATCCTACGGATACGAGGGTGAATTACTGCCGGGCATGGCGCTTTGTGTCGAGGCGTATGTGGGAGAGGTGGGAGGGCAGGACGGGATCAAGTTGGAGAACCAGGTGCTGGTCACGGAGACCGGTTATGAACTGCTGACCCACTATCCCTTCGACGACAGTTTCCTGCGGGATACAACGCCCAATTAA
- the dapA gene encoding 4-hydroxy-tetrahydrodipicolinate synthase, giving the protein MNFDGVWTPVVTPFNTSGSVDFRSLENIIDSLIEPGVHGLIVGGTTGEYYALSHDERLALFDFIADYAKSRIPLMAGINATTTQESLTLGLHAKKVGFNAILLAAPYYCQPTQQELLIHALSVDDALDMPIMLYNFPARTGTEMSWAFINGLKGRPNFQAIKESTGSIERMHGLLNEHTDQLQVSCGMDDQVLEFFTWGARSWVAGASNFLAPEHVALYQACVVEKDMIKGRELATRLLPMLNLLEQGGKFCQYIKHGCELAGQPVGVTRLPLQPLSDAEKSAFKIVYEQLTAHRA; this is encoded by the coding sequence ATGAACTTCGATGGCGTGTGGACTCCCGTTGTAACTCCCTTTAATACTTCGGGTTCCGTGGACTTCAGGTCGCTGGAAAACATCATTGACTCACTTATCGAACCAGGTGTGCATGGCCTGATCGTCGGTGGTACGACGGGCGAATACTATGCCTTGTCCCACGATGAACGGCTGGCGCTTTTCGATTTCATCGCCGACTACGCCAAATCGCGTATTCCGTTGATGGCGGGTATCAACGCCACCACCACCCAGGAAAGCCTCACGCTGGGCCTTCATGCAAAAAAAGTGGGTTTCAATGCCATTCTTCTTGCCGCTCCCTACTACTGCCAACCGACGCAACAAGAACTGCTGATCCATGCCTTGAGCGTCGATGACGCGCTCGACATGCCCATCATGCTCTACAACTTTCCGGCCCGGACCGGGACTGAAATGTCGTGGGCGTTCATCAACGGGCTTAAGGGCCGCCCCAACTTCCAGGCCATCAAGGAAAGCACCGGTTCGATTGAACGCATGCACGGCCTGCTCAACGAACACACCGATCAGCTGCAAGTGAGCTGCGGCATGGATGACCAGGTGCTGGAATTCTTCACCTGGGGCGCCCGCAGCTGGGTCGCTGGCGCGTCCAACTTCCTTGCGCCAGAACATGTTGCACTGTACCAGGCGTGTGTCGTGGAAAAGGACATGATCAAAGGCCGTGAACTGGCTACCCGTTTACTGCCGATGCTCAACCTGCTCGAACAAGGCGGCAAGTTCTGCCAGTACATCAAACACGGCTGCGAATTGGCCGGCCAGCCGGTGGGTGTGACCCGCCTGCCTTTGCAACCGCTCAGCGATGCAGAAAAAAGCGCATTCAAGATCGTTTATGAACAGCTGACGGCTCATCGCGCCTGA
- a CDS encoding NAD(P)/FAD-dependent oxidoreductase: MQLQCNFLPQNDGQPGWYETLPPPAPGNPLKGAVRADWAVLGAGLAGLAAARRLAELLPEASIALIDAKRVGFGAAGRNSGFMVDLPHDLTSHSYTSDRTADQRIIRLSRGGIDFMRQIVQREGIECDWREQGKLHGAVNPQGIAALESFAKGLNGLGEPYTMLDAARMKAITGTDFYKSGLHAPGCVLVQPAALCRGLAQSLPANVTLYEDSPVLNIELGKPHALTTAQGVLSAPRMVMANNAYAAPFGQLGLKGRLLPVYTYASLTRELTAEEQARLGGDQSWGLIPADPLGTTVRRLANGRICIRNSFTYNPRLAASPRTLERVRRAHRHSFEARFPMLPGVPFEYTWGGALCISRNSGSAFGEIAPDVFSAVCCNGLGLTRSTVAGKLIAEYAVGMDSELLDIMLDQPAPCWNPPEPFLGLGLRSSIAWKEWQAGAEL, from the coding sequence ATGCAGCTTCAGTGTAATTTCCTGCCTCAAAACGATGGTCAACCCGGTTGGTACGAAACGCTGCCACCGCCCGCCCCCGGCAACCCGCTCAAAGGCGCCGTCAGGGCCGACTGGGCGGTGCTCGGCGCAGGCCTGGCGGGTTTGGCTGCCGCCCGGAGACTGGCCGAACTTCTACCCGAGGCGTCGATTGCGTTGATCGACGCCAAGCGGGTCGGTTTCGGTGCGGCCGGACGCAACTCCGGCTTCATGGTGGACTTACCCCATGACCTGACGTCCCACAGCTACACCTCCGACCGGACCGCCGACCAGCGAATCATTCGATTGAGCCGTGGCGGCATCGATTTCATGCGCCAGATCGTCCAGCGCGAAGGCATCGAGTGTGATTGGCGCGAGCAGGGCAAGTTGCATGGCGCCGTCAATCCACAAGGCATCGCCGCGCTTGAGTCTTTTGCCAAAGGGCTGAACGGGTTGGGGGAGCCCTACACGATGCTCGATGCCGCGCGGATGAAAGCGATCACCGGTACCGACTTCTACAAATCGGGGCTGCATGCCCCCGGTTGCGTACTCGTTCAACCCGCCGCGTTATGCAGGGGCCTGGCGCAATCGTTGCCGGCGAACGTCACGTTGTATGAAGACAGCCCTGTATTGAACATTGAGCTTGGCAAACCTCATGCGCTGACGACCGCCCAAGGCGTGCTTTCGGCGCCGCGCATGGTCATGGCCAACAATGCCTACGCGGCACCGTTCGGCCAGCTGGGGCTCAAGGGGCGGTTGCTACCCGTCTACACCTACGCCAGCTTGACCCGGGAGTTGACCGCCGAGGAGCAGGCCCGCCTGGGCGGCGACCAAAGCTGGGGGCTCATTCCCGCTGACCCGCTGGGCACCACCGTGCGCAGGCTCGCCAATGGCCGGATTTGCATCCGCAACTCCTTCACTTACAACCCTCGCCTGGCAGCGAGCCCCCGTACGCTTGAGCGTGTACGCCGCGCTCACCGCCATTCCTTCGAGGCACGTTTTCCAATGTTGCCGGGCGTGCCGTTCGAATACACCTGGGGCGGCGCGCTGTGCATTTCGCGCAACTCCGGATCGGCCTTCGGCGAGATCGCCCCGGACGTGTTCAGCGCCGTGTGCTGCAACGGCTTGGGCCTGACCCGCAGCACCGTGGCAGGCAAACTGATCGCCGAATACGCCGTGGGAATGGACAGTGAGTTGCTGGACATCATGCTCGATCAACCCGCCCCCTGCTGGAATCCACCGGAACCTTTCCTGGGCCTGGGGCTGCGCTCTTCCATTGCCTGGAAGGAGTGGCAGGCAGGTGCGGAACTCTGA
- a CDS encoding isopenicillin N synthase family dioxygenase, which translates to MVQMTDTRLVSKQTAFEEIPFIDIAPLLDGSNPRKVSRQIGETCEKVGFFYIKNHGVSRALIDAMYAQTKSFFAMPFDKKNKMNVVNSGPTLRGYIPMYAENVDPENTRDFKECFDYGAHYDEVSPFFGANLMPPELPKFSDVCDAYHGAMLDLARKLISAIALSLDLPVDYFEKLQRKPITIQRLLHYPSQSGEISQKEIGIGAHTDYGFLTILFQDKVGGLQVRNRAGEWVSAPPVEDTFIVNIGDLVQTLTNDRYTSTMHRVINTSGVERYSIPFFIDLDFDATVETVATCISVSNPAKYTPYTCGQHKYSRFVASYTHLQAVEAV; encoded by the coding sequence ATGGTTCAGATGACCGATACCAGGCTTGTAAGCAAACAGACCGCATTCGAAGAAATTCCCTTTATTGACATCGCACCGTTACTCGACGGGAGCAACCCGCGAAAAGTCTCGCGCCAGATTGGCGAAACGTGTGAGAAAGTTGGTTTTTTCTATATTAAGAATCATGGCGTTTCGCGCGCATTGATCGACGCGATGTATGCTCAGACGAAAAGCTTCTTTGCCATGCCTTTTGATAAAAAAAATAAGATGAATGTGGTCAATTCAGGTCCCACGCTTCGCGGCTACATTCCCATGTACGCGGAAAACGTCGATCCGGAAAACACCCGCGATTTCAAGGAATGCTTCGACTACGGCGCCCACTACGACGAAGTGTCGCCTTTTTTCGGAGCGAACTTGATGCCGCCCGAGCTTCCGAAGTTTTCGGATGTCTGTGACGCCTACCATGGTGCAATGCTTGACTTGGCGCGCAAGCTCATCAGTGCCATTGCACTGAGCCTCGATCTGCCAGTGGACTACTTTGAAAAACTGCAACGCAAACCGATCACTATCCAGCGCTTGTTGCACTACCCCTCGCAGAGTGGCGAAATTTCACAAAAGGAAATCGGGATTGGAGCACATACGGACTATGGTTTTCTGACGATCCTTTTCCAGGACAAGGTCGGAGGCTTGCAAGTACGCAATCGCGCGGGTGAATGGGTAAGCGCCCCACCGGTGGAAGATACGTTCATTGTCAACATCGGTGACCTGGTGCAAACCCTGACGAATGATCGCTACACGTCGACGATGCACCGCGTCATCAATACCAGCGGTGTCGAACGGTATTCCATTCCATTCTTCATCGACTTGGACTTCGATGCGACTGTCGAGACCGTGGCGACGTGCATCAGCGTCAGCAACCCGGCCAAATACACGCCCTACACCTGCGGACAACACAAATACAGTCGCTTTGTCGCCAGCTACACTCACCTGCAGGCTGTCGAGGCGGTCTAA
- a CDS encoding ribbon-helix-helix protein, CopG family — MAVTTQGIKLDEETRARLKSASAKLDRTSHWFMRKAILNFIEKVEAGAGIEELIAVEFLEKDTRRHSIARRLRKYCSTDEMV; from the coding sequence ATGGCGGTTACCACGCAGGGCATCAAGTTGGACGAAGAAACGCGGGCCAGGCTGAAGTCGGCGTCGGCTAAGTTGGACCGAACCTCCCATTGGTTCATGAGGAAAGCCATTCTTAATTTTATTGAAAAAGTGGAGGCCGGGGCTGGCATCGAAGAGCTTATAGCGGTCGAATTTTTGGAAAAGGACACGCGGCGCCACAGCATCGCACGACGACTTCGCAAATATTGCAGTACCGATGAAATGGTTTGA
- a CDS encoding dimethylsulfonioproprionate lyase family protein: MINSTEDPSWDQDIIRSGDLLRRSLQSVLSGNASDTAQAHIASLATAQWTIRKTAETSNLLPGFLEGHLSEALGAAPRTNEHLVSIHNALGTLLPHVTWINRQARADQDSAFVERHRHGMIAGPGGLFECSTLTLGLALMMPETRYPYHQHPPAEFYLVLSPGDWYREDVGWWSPGSGGLVFNPPSCVHAMKSTDVPLLALWGLMH, translated from the coding sequence ATGATTAACAGCACTGAAGATCCATCGTGGGATCAGGACATTATCCGCAGCGGCGACTTGCTCAGGCGTTCGCTGCAGAGCGTCCTGTCAGGCAATGCCAGCGATACGGCGCAAGCACATATCGCATCTCTTGCTACGGCCCAATGGACGATCAGGAAGACGGCGGAAACTTCAAATCTGCTGCCGGGTTTCCTGGAGGGGCATTTATCCGAAGCGCTCGGCGCTGCGCCAAGAACCAATGAGCATTTGGTGTCGATACACAATGCGTTAGGCACGCTCTTGCCCCATGTCACCTGGATAAACCGCCAAGCCCGGGCCGACCAGGACAGCGCTTTCGTGGAGCGGCATCGCCACGGGATGATCGCCGGTCCGGGAGGGTTATTTGAATGCTCCACCTTGACCTTGGGGTTGGCGCTGATGATGCCCGAGACCCGCTACCCCTATCACCAACACCCGCCTGCCGAGTTCTACCTCGTTCTGTCACCGGGGGACTGGTATCGGGAGGACGTGGGCTGGTGGAGCCCCGGGTCAGGAGGTTTGGTTTTCAACCCGCCATCGTGTGTCCATGCAATGAAGTCGACGGATGTTCCACTTCTGGCATTGTGGGGCCTGATGCATTAA
- a CDS encoding Ldh family oxidoreductase — MHRTNIQAIPLKTTTYRRFTVDEAIDWVTHLCEAKGCSPTVAASLAHATVAAQARGNQAVGFRHLADYLPGFSSGRINPRAEPRISSAGAIILKSDARGGIAQLGVDRCFDSLCHTARTNGMATLSQCNSFTSGELGDYTLRFAQAGLIALAVANGPALVAVPGAKGKTYSTNPLSFAAPSADGIPLLFDQACSAAAFVNIAHAASTGSDIPEGWAVDQDGNGTRNALAALSGALLPFGGHRGANLMLMVEVLAAGLTGANWSLDAPSFNQGAQTPGCGLLILVLAPEFFATGFEQRLSSQLSRLTQMGVHRPGWERQHSMINAQNDGISVPVDLLGQLSRL; from the coding sequence ATGCATCGAACGAATATTCAGGCGATACCCTTGAAGACCACAACTTATCGTCGCTTTACCGTTGATGAAGCGATCGACTGGGTGACGCATCTCTGCGAAGCGAAAGGCTGCTCACCCACGGTTGCCGCATCATTGGCCCACGCCACCGTGGCTGCGCAAGCGCGCGGTAACCAGGCCGTGGGTTTTCGGCATCTCGCCGATTACTTGCCGGGTTTTTCCTCCGGGCGAATCAATCCACGTGCCGAGCCGCGAATCTCCTCGGCGGGCGCGATTATCCTCAAATCTGATGCCCGAGGCGGAATTGCCCAGCTTGGCGTCGATCGGTGTTTCGATTCACTGTGCCATACCGCCCGCACCAATGGCATGGCCACGCTGAGTCAGTGCAATAGTTTCACCAGCGGCGAGCTGGGTGACTACACGCTGCGGTTTGCCCAGGCCGGGTTGATTGCCTTGGCGGTTGCAAACGGGCCGGCGCTGGTTGCCGTTCCTGGCGCCAAGGGCAAGACCTACTCGACCAATCCGCTCTCATTTGCCGCGCCTTCAGCCGATGGCATCCCCTTGCTGTTCGATCAGGCGTGCAGTGCCGCGGCATTCGTGAATATCGCCCACGCCGCTTCGACGGGCAGCGATATTCCTGAGGGCTGGGCGGTGGACCAGGATGGCAACGGAACACGCAATGCCTTGGCGGCGTTGAGCGGTGCGCTGCTGCCTTTTGGTGGCCATCGTGGGGCCAATCTGATGCTCATGGTCGAGGTCCTGGCGGCGGGGCTCACGGGCGCCAACTGGTCGTTGGATGCGCCGTCTTTCAATCAAGGAGCCCAGACGCCTGGCTGTGGCCTGTTGATCCTGGTCCTGGCGCCGGAATTCTTTGCCACGGGATTCGAACAGCGGCTTTCAAGTCAACTGTCCCGCCTGACGCAGATGGGCGTCCACAGGCCAGGATGGGAACGGCAACACTCAATGATCAACGCGCAGAATGATGGGATCAGTGTTCCTGTTGACCTATTGGGACAGCTGAGCCGTCTATAA